The following nucleotide sequence is from candidate division TA06 bacterium.
GGTGGTCCTCAAAAAAGGTTTGTCCAAGAACACTTTGCTGAATGTCAACGTCCCCAGCCTGCCGCTGGCCAAGATCAAAGGACTAAAAGTGACCCGGCTGGGCAAGAGGATTTACCGCGACCTGATCGTGGAACACAAGCGCCCCGGGGGAAAGAAATATTTCATGATCGACGGGCTGGACCCGGACTGGAAAAAAGAACCGGGCACCGATTTTGAGGCCATCGAACAGCAGATGGTCTCCGTTACTCCGTTTCATCTGGACTGGACCAACCACGGCGAGCTTTCCCGGCTGAAGAAGTGGGAGAAACTGTTCAAATGAACTACGAACAGTCCCGCCAAAAAATGGTGGAGATCCAGATGGCCGGGCGGGGCATCAATGACCCCCGGGTGATCGCCGCCTTGAAAAAGGTCCCCCGCCACCTGTTCGTGGAACATGCCCTGCAGGCCCGGGCCTACGACGACAACGCCCTGCCCATCGGCGAAGGGCAGACCATCTCCCAGCCCTACATCGTGGCCCTGATGAGCCAGGCCCTGGAGCTGAAGGGGGCCGAGAAGGTGCTGGAGTTGGGAACGGGATCCGGCTACCAGGCGGCGGTACTGGCCGAGCTGACCTTTCAGGTGTTCACCATCGAGCGGATAGACAAGATCGCCCGCAAGGCCCGCAAGGTGATCGACGAGATGAAGTATCACAACATCGCCATAACCACCGGCGACGGCACCCTGGGCTGGCCAAAATTCGCGCCTTACGACCGGATCCTAGTCACGGCCGGGGCCCCGGATATCCCCAAGGCCTGCTGGGAACAGCTGGCCGAAGGCGGGCGGATGGTGATCCCGGTGGGGGACATGAATATCCAAAAGCTCCTGTTGATAGACAAGGTCAACGGCCAGGAAACGAGAAAAGAACTGTGCGGCTGCATGTTCGTGCCCTTGGTGGGAAAATACGGGTGGCAGGCCAATGGCCAGTAAACCGAGAATCGGCGTCATCGGGGTCTCGCAGTGCGGCAAGGCCTTGGGCGAAATGGCGCACCAGACCGGGAAACTGATAGCCCAAGGCGGCGGCGTTCTGGTCTGCGGGGGCATGGGCGGAGTGATGGAAGCGGCCTGCCGGGGCGCCTCCGAGGCCGGCGGTCTCACGGTTGGCATACTTCCCGGGTCCACGGCCCGCGACGCCAACCGTTTCGTGGACGTCCCCATAATCACCGGGATGGGTTACACCCGGAACTCGCTGGTGGTGCAGTCTTCGCAGGTCATCATCGCCATCGGCGGCCGGTACGGCACGCTTTCGGAAATCG
It contains:
- a CDS encoding protein-L-isoaspartate(D-aspartate) O-methyltransferase, with amino-acid sequence MNYEQSRQKMVEIQMAGRGINDPRVIAALKKVPRHLFVEHALQARAYDDNALPIGEGQTISQPYIVALMSQALELKGAEKVLELGTGSGYQAAVLAELTFQVFTIERIDKIARKARKVIDEMKYHNIAITTGDGTLGWPKFAPYDRILVTAGAPDIPKACWEQLAEGGRMVIPVGDMNIQKLLLIDKVNGQETRKELCGCMFVPLVGKYGWQANGQ
- a CDS encoding TIGR00725 family protein, with the protein product MASKPRIGVIGVSQCGKALGEMAHQTGKLIAQGGGVLVCGGMGGVMEAACRGASEAGGLTVGILPGSTARDANRFVDVPIITGMGYTRNSLVVQSSQVIIAIGGRYGTLSEIAFAIQYQIPLIGLNTWKIRAAIKHVKTPEEAVKLAFRMVGQ